In one Magallana gigas chromosome 7, xbMagGiga1.1, whole genome shotgun sequence genomic region, the following are encoded:
- the LOC105330307 gene encoding nucleoredoxin-like protein 2 has product MEEKEGTNIFQELLKDKSFITKEYYIEPEPKEDKPEDFNYVLEKDRASKVVVEEPVRGLVDALPSIENTVVGLFFSAGWCAPCHEFVPLIRDLYEELQMKRCPFQIVFISFDKSEEKMKEYFMDYHGEWLAVPFHDKALRESFRTTYDVNSLPKLIVVKDTGEIITKTGRKEVQDRGFIGYRNWREAANLKEGGKLHSSAIIKRDRTLDPKDSDA; this is encoded by the exons ATGGAGGAAAAAGAAGGGACAAATATATTTCAGGAACTATTGAAAGACAAGTCCTTTATAACAAAAGAGTATTACATTGAACCAGAACCAAAGGAAGATAAACCTGAGGATTTCAATTATGTTCTGGAAAAGGATCGTGCCAGTAAAGTGGTGGTCGAGGAACCAGTTCGAGGCCTCGTGGATGCACTACCATCTATAGAAAACACAGTGGTTGGGCTATTCTTCTCTGCTGGCTGGTGTGCCCCTTGTCATGAGTTTGTCCCATTGATCAGGGACCTCTATGAAGAACTGCAAATGAAACGGTGTCCTTTCCAAATTGTGTTTATCAGTTTTGACAAATCTGAGGAAAAGATGAAAGAGTATTTCATGGACTACCATGGAGAATGGTTAGCTGTTCCATTTCATGACAAGGCTCTCAGAGA ATCTTTTCGGACAACATATGATGTCAATTCCCTTCCCAAATTAATAGTGGTGAAAGACACAGGGGAGATAATCACAAAAACAGGAAGGAAAGAAGTCCAAGACAGGGGCTTCATTGGTTATAGAAACTGGAGAGAAGCTGCAAATTTAAAAGAGGGTGGGAAACTTCATTCCAGCGCCATCATCAAAAGAGATCGGACACTAGATCCTAAAGACAGTGATGCTTGA